aggcctacatatCGATTTACACCTGGCTGATGTGCTCTaatctgtaaattaaatgaaCGGGGAAGGAGAATCTCCCCTCTCTGGTTCTCACGTCCAAAGCCTTGTTCTAGTTAAAACAAGGTGAAATGTCAGACCAATTCACCTGAAGGAGCGTCAGAAGGCCGGCCGCAGTCACGGAGCACCTTCCACTTTCATTCAATGGGAACTTCCCGTTTATGGCGCAGTGGACGCAGCTCAATCGCGTCCGTGGTTTTATAGATTACTGATTATTACAGAAATAATGATGCAATCGCAATAACACAAGGGCGCTTCATTTGTTtcttgattttaaaatacattttccatcGCAGTAGAGAGCGTGCGCTGCATTAAAACATTTCCTAAAATCTGCAAAATCcgaaaaatgtaaattatcaacattaaatatataaatgcattttaaaatagcTATAAATCATTATCAGTGGCAGGGATTCCATTCAATAACCATTGGTTTTGGGTTTCTACAATTTCGTACATTATTTGGCCCTAAAACCCTGGGCATGTCACATTTCTATAATAATCCTACACctcacaatataaaaatgttaatttctgCAGAagagtgagtgtgtctgtgtttgtttttatatttagtaGGTAAAGTCTACCGTTTTTAGGGGGTTAAACTAGCATTTTCTTTGGTTTTTCCATATCCAGTATGcattttttcagttaaaatgAGTGACATTTGAGCTTTGCCGtgacattttttcatgtttttttatttcatcagtATGCTCATTCAAATCCGAAATGTGTGTCATTTAACATATGTCCGTGTAAAAACCGCACCTCCGTGGTATTTCCACAGGTGAAATTGTCCATGTAGGTATGGAGAGGTTTCCCCCTCAGTGATTGTGTTAGGAAAGTGAAATAGTTGTCCCTGCTGTATAAATGTGGCGCTGCAGCTCTGCTCCAACACAACAACTGCTTTCAGAGAGACATCAGAATTTTCTCCCTACAAAGAGAATTGgtaccttttttcaaaatgctgaaCCTGGTCTTCTTTGTGTGCCTGTCTCTCAGTCTGTCCAGTGCCGGCTCCTCGCTGAGCTGCAGATGGATGCATCATAAATNNNNNNNNNNNNNNNNNNNNNNNNNNNNNNNNNNNNNNNNNNNNNNNNNNNNNNNNNNNNNNNNNNNNNNNNNNNNNNNNNNNNNNNNNNNNNNNNNNNNGGTCTTCTTTGTGTGCCTGTCTCTCAGTCTGTCCAGTGCCGGCTCCTCGCTGAGCTGCAGATGGATGCATCATAAATTCAGACAGCACAGTACTAAGGCTTTGGCTCTAATAGATACGATGGTAAGTGGACTTCTTTATTATGTTCTTTAAAGTCATTGAATGAGTTTACTGTACTGTCTGTTTActtcatggtgtgtgtgtgtgtgtgtgtgtgtgatgcaggcTAATAATTCCACTAACACCACTGGGGATGAAGTGGACTTCCCTAACCATCTGTACACCCAGGCGTCCAAAGCATCAGTAAGTCAGCCTCAACGGTTCTAAGAATTATCAGAAGACAAAGACATGAGTtgattttcaaagaaatgtgtatCTGTTAGATCAATATTTTCCTATTGTAATCTGTGAATGGTCTTCTTCTTCCAGGCTGAGGACAAACTGAGTTTCACAGTTCAGATTCTGGAGGAGATGGTTTCCCTGTTTGAGGAGGAGCACCGCTCTGCATCATGGGAGGAGAACACAGTGGAGCACTTTCTCATTGCTGTGACCCAGCAGGCTGACGGCCTCCACTCCTGTGTAAGTAGAACTTTAATTGGATTTCTGTAACATTGAAGTCCTGCTCGATGTGCCAGGGTTACGTGTCTGTAAACAGGCCGATAGGGACTGGGATGCAACTTtctaaaatatatgtaaaatatatgttttccttgtcatttgtcatttagATTCAGGGCCACAGccacaagaagaagaacaagaagctGCACATGTATTTCAAGAGGCTCTCAGACCATGTCCTGGAGCGAATGGTAagtctatctctctatctctctatctatctctctatctctctatctatctatctctctatatctctatctatctatctatctatctatctatctatctatctatctatctatctatctatctatccatgaTGTATTAATAATGCTGATATGTATTTCGGTCTGCAGGGCCACAGTGCTGAAGCCTGGGAGCTGGTCCGGGAGGAAATGAAGACCCATCTGATCCGAGTAGAACAGCTGGTTTTATCTCTGGTGCCCAACAAAAATCTGTCACGTTAACAATGGCTTCATTTATTTGCTCACATGCagcatctatttatttattaacatattgatttatttattgttgagatgtgtgtgtatgtattgatCATGTATTTTTCTATGCCGATCAACAtgcttatttattattatttattatttgcttaaaatgactaaaacctgtgttttctgtcagattcattaatttatgtatttatgtatttattgattatttatatACTGACTTGTTATacaaacagtgtttttataaatgtgttcttgatcaactttatttttttattttttatacctGTAAAAGCCAATAAAAAGAAGAGTTTCTCCAGCAAATAAAATCTTGTTTAttgcttttcttcttgttaCATTAACAAAAGGAATACAGATttgtaataaaatcaaacaacagACATAAGAAGGGCCTTGTTCAGGCTCTGATGCACAAACATTTAGATATATCACACTCTCACGTANNNNNNNNNNNNNNNNNNNNNNNNNNNNNNNNNNNNNNNNNNNNNNNNNNNNNNNNNNNNNNNNNNNNNNNNNNNNNNNNNNNNNNNNNNNNNNNNNNNNAATCAAACAACAGACATAAGAAGGGCCTTGTTCAGGCTCTGATGCACAAACATTTAGATATATCACACTCTCACGTAATAGAAGTCCATGTAACATAGACAAATGGAAGGGCTGCTGCAATGCTTGGAGAGGGATGTCATAATCCTCCATCCAGGCTGGTCGCCTGGCCTCTCGGCGAAGTCGGGCATCTACTGAGCGTGCATACTGATCCGAGAACATCCCTGAACAATCTCACGGTGACCACGCTGTATCCGGCTTGAAGGACCAAATGTTTTGGTGATTGATATTGAAATTTGCTGGTCTTCAAAGGGTGTGGCCACCAGGGGGCATCGATTAGAATGCAGACAAGATGTTCCTTTTGGgctttttattgtaataaaggatggttttgaatgtgtgtggtttGGTAGTTGCACGCACACAATCTAGGAACTTAGCAATAATTACAGCAACACTGTATTATTTTATCCATCTATATATATCTGCACAGTCTTTCGACGTCAGCTCTCTTCCAAACTTTACCCGAAACCGAAACTTAAGCTGTCTTCTTCGGCGAGTAGTAGAGTGCAGTGccgctcctgattggctgattttCATCAGCCAGTTTTACCAGCCTGCAGAGGTCGTCCTTCGTCACAATAACACATGACACTTTTTActaaaaaagcaccaaaaatgctgaaatgtcAGCTGTTGAGTCTGAATTGTAAAattgttcttttacatttcagtgGACTTCATTCACAACTGATTATTCACTCCAGTGTTACTACATAGCATAAAATCAACAGCACATAGAGAAAGCCTTTAAGAATTCTGTGTTGCACATTCATAAACAATCATTGTACTAAACTAAGTGACTAATCTCCACTGAGGACTCCTATCACTGTACAATTTGTACTTTTATAATCAAAATGTTGCAAGTTATTGTGAGGCTGTCTCACTCCCATGGGGCCTCAGCATCTTCAGGCTGGGCGTACACACAGAGATCCTCATACAGATCTCCTCCACACGTCTCAATCGCCAAACCCTGAGAGATGGAAATAAGTTTCAGGTCAGtgaacatgtatgtgtgtgtggctatgTTGTCTCAGCTGGTAAAGCAGGTGTATATAAACAGAGGTTtaggtccagggtttgagtccggcatgtgacgatttcctgcacgtcttccctctctcccctttctcacctagtaGTGCTATCCAtcaaaggtggaaaagccccaaaaatgatcttaaaaaaagtatatgtGGGAGTCCCATGAGGCTTTGAGGATGACTAAAATACTGTAGTCCTTGGGCATATATAGAGCATCAATTTGCATAGTCGGTGATTCAAACAAGACTGCAAGATAACGACATGCAGCTGCTAAATGTCACAAGAGTCGCTTACATTAAAATATCTTACATGTTATTTGTAACAACATCCCTGTTGCTTCTGACTGTTATAACCTTGACAGAGTTTAGGAATGATCTGTGCTAACACTTAACTAATTTTCCCATCTCAGCACAATAAATCCATGTTTATTTGGCTCCTTCTGTCCAGTAATTCCTACATTTAATGAACACGTCAGACATTGTAACAGAGAAGCTCGTTCATTCATTTCATACCAGAAAGGTTGACTGCATCATCCCCAAATCTcccaaaaaagtgttttcaaagtGTCTGTCAAAAGCTGACATTTGTATTTAACTTGCTTTCACCCTGAATCTTCaacaactgtatttttttgttgatacttgaaaaagtgttttgacTGTATATGTGGTAGAATTAAGACTGTCTGCCTCCTCTTGTTTTGTTGCTCCGTGTACGTTGATGCAAAGCACTCTGAACGCCAATTGCATGAAAAGGTGTTTGATGAAAATCCTTCATCTGTGATTTTTACAAGAAGCAATAAACagcaataaaacctttttttttctacccacAAATTATACTTTTAAAGTTGTTCCATTATTCTGAGTGCAGTATTGAAAGAACAAGACTTAATTGCAGTTATGAGCTCAGCGCTGCGGGAGGCGGTGTGTGTCCTTCTGTTTGTAGCATACGTATTTtgtaaatctaaaaaacaaacagctgtgaTGTGTGTTGTTCACCATGACCTATAGTCACAACAACAACCAGTCATTGACCACttatgacaaaaagaaataaccTTGTCTTTGAGAGTAGTTGATGCAACTGAGTGCAATTACTTAAGTAACGTTTTTTTAGGTAAAGGTACTTGTAGTTTACTTTTACAACTTCACTACATATTCGAGGCAAATAGTGTCTCTTTTGATCCAttgtttgtctgacagcttcagttacttCACAGATTACAATTTGTAATCTCCTTTCTGTCCAGCAAAAAACACATATCTCCAaatgtgttggttttgttttgtgataAACTGAAGGATGAGTTGAGAACTTTCTCCTCCTAAGTTAAATAAAGTCTTCCACAAAGCTGGAAACAGGGCTGTTTTTGAAGGATACGTGGTTCTCACAGGGTAGCAACGCAACAAACATATGATTGTTTCATAGAATATGATCCATCGCTGCAGATTAAACGACCCAATAGTATACAAAGGAGTTAAAATTAGCACAAGTTTAAACATCTACAGTAAAAATGCACATGCATGTTATTGCACTAATATTAATGCAGTAACATCAGATATACACTGACAGGGAACATTCGACAGcacaatgagtacttttacttttgatactttaagaaCATGTTGCTGTCACATACAGTAGGTTTACTAAAGTAAGGTCTTGAATGCAGGACCTTAACTTGTAGTAAAGTATTTTCACATTGATGTATTAGTTCCTTTACTAAGAGTACTTTTACATCACTGATCTCTGATGAATaggtgaaataaaaacattccaACAAACCTCATAGATGTGATCAGTTTCAGGCTCCTCATATATGATGTCCCTCTTTTCCAACTGCTGAAAAAGATacagaacaaatgaaaaagagaaaatgaaagagttAGCCCCAGTTATTGAAAAACTTATTGTACATAATAAGAAGTTTATTTAACACAGCACTGTTTACAGAACAAAGTCACAAAGGGCTTTACAAGAGTAACATTGTTTGAAATAAGACACTCCATATGAATAATGTTACGTCCATCTTTCCCTAGCTCTCTCTGTGGAGTTATTTTGATACCGATACCCGTATCAGAAAGGCCTCCGACATTCTTATATCCACAAGTACACAAGTATATGCATCGATCCAGTGATTTAGTCCACTAAAATCTACATTAGTAGTTCATTtatgttctttctctttcatgaCAGTTATGGCATTCcttatttgtattgtatttgttcatgtttaacaaaagggtttaacctgagccaggccgTGCAACACCGATGGCtatcacatcacatccatacagttAGCAGGACTAGTATACAGCTAAAAAACACTgaaagggaaaataaagaaCTTTGTTTCTCACCAGTTGTTGTTTGCGTAGCAGTAAAGAAGCAATGAACACAACCAACACCAGGCCCTGGAGGACGATGAGAGCATCCTTCATCTTGCTCCTGTACAGTGCCTGGGCGACGTCAAGGGGTCCTGTGAGGGGAAAGGTGTGTGTTAGCGGCGGTGTTTTAAGAAGTGAACCCTTAACTGGTGTGTTGTTTACTTACTGGCAACTTGAAGTGCAGTCCCAGGTCCCCACGTGTCGTTTAACTTGCAGAAGTACACTCCAGTGTCATTGATTTGTAAATGACGGATGAAGAGAAGAACGTTTTGGGTCAGATTGCTGCTATGAAAGAGAAACTTCTTGCCTgcctttatttcctttttatgagAGTCGTACTTGTCGGCCTTGTACCACTGCACTCTGTCATGTGGGACTTTCTTGGAGGACACACAGTGAATGTCCACATTACGTCTGGGCTTCACACCATAAAACCGGGGCCTCTGGGTAATCCACACGCCGGGGTTTAGGGCCACTGagtagagaaaaagaaggatgaAGTGAAGTCTTTATGTCTGGGCTCACTTTAGCCTAGGAATCTAAAAATAAGTATGCAGATACTTACAGTTGCTTACAATGATGTTAATTTAGAGTTGCAACTGACAACTATTttgatttttgtatttaattgattaataatttGATGAATAcaattcccccccaaaaatgcaacaaaaaagccTGTCATAAGTTCCTTGACCCTAAGGCGATAAAATATATAGCATAGCTTATTTCCCCCcccaaaagtttaaaaaaaatatataaataaatgtaataaaactttACAATGATATACAATACAGAAAGCAATACAGCAACTTAGAATTGTTGAGAACCAAAGAATCTGTAGTATATTATAAATGACATGTAAATAATTTTCTAGTTGTGTCATCCCTGAACAGCAGGCTGTCATTCGAGGGTGAGACAACATTGAGTTATCACTGGCCAGTGATGTATTATGTATCGACGGTCTAAACTAATGCCAAAACAATGCATTAATAAGCTGATATATGGAAAATGAATCCAAAAAACTTTTGGTTAATCATTAATGTCATTTATCAAACTAATATGTATagcttataataataatgtagcttttaaaatgtaaatatttactcctttctctgtttgttttttttgattgttcaaaaaaaaatcaatccatttacctaaaaaaaacatttgccagATTACACCTAATCAAAATAATCAATAGTTGCAGCCGTGGATTAATCAACCAATCATTTTCAGGATCAGTTGTCATGTGTTTATCACCATCAGGCAGTAAGAAGGAAAGTTGTTTATACATCTATGGTTATTTTTAGGCAATGTAGAGGATAATGCATTGGTTAATTAATACTAAAGCTGCATTAGGGGATTTTGTTGTTCAAGAAAATTATCTATGTTGGGAATGGGTAGCTCATataatatgtgtttttaatctGTTTCTTCCCATCTGTCATCTCCATAATCTTTCTCCATAGCGGACCACACATCTAAAATAAGGTAACCTGATGGTCAGTTGTTATCATGTGATGACTTGGCCTATAAAAactttacagtatattaaaatgtcttgtctttgtctcagaAGACAacttcctctttccctcccccAGATGGTCAGGAAGTAAGGTACTATGGAGTCAAAAATAACATGCAAAACACTTGTAAGCATTGTAGTAGTGGTTaaacagtcataaaaagtaCAAGTAAATGACTTCTTAAAGGATAACAAAATCTGTATGCTAATTATTATGCTGTAACAACACTCAGAgttttattaatgttaatatttagcACCAAGACAGTAATTGTTGTttgcatcattttcatttttcagtcaCTTATCAAATTGATCATATTGCATACGTTTACACCAACCTGAGATATTGAGCAAAGCAAGCCCACAGCATCCAGCCAGCAACCAGCCCATGATgacatgcaaaagaaaaatagatttcGAATGTTGACGTCCACACGAAAAAGTCTATATGTCTCTGCAGGCATGAAAACGTTGTGAACAAGGAGAAGTATCTGTGGGTGTGCTGTCTGTCACCACCACACAGGCAAATGAGGGGAAGAGCATGTTTACGTGGAACCCAAAATAACACTGCACAACCCAtgcttttaacattaaaaaactgtttcattCACATCCCATTTCTAGTGACAATAACATAACATGGTAACCTGAACACTACGGGGGTTGAAAGACATTTGGAGGCCTTTTGAGATAGTTTTTaggacaacaacaaacattCATGTGACATATTTTTCAATACTCCTGTCCAAGGGCAAAACTTTGAGTTCAAcattgggggggtgggggattAAGATCTCCACTTTTATGCAACTTTGAAATTTTGAAcatcaaacacttaattttctACATTCTGGTGAACATTTCTGCATCAATTTGTGATGCatatatctttatttatgtaaagaaaatTATAATATGTTTTCGGGGTGGGTTGCACTGGCCAGCTTTAATTATTAGAGTGGTGGTAACCACCCCATCATCCCTGTATATTACACCTATATTCCTGCCAACACAATGCCTAAGTTTCAGTATCAATACCACAACACTTTTATTTGGTGTCATACTTATCATTTAGGAAAAGCAGGCAAAATTATGAAATGTTGGAAAAACCAGGAGCCCTTACTAAGAatgatgttaaaataaaaaaagtgttaaataagGAGCTACCTCATCAAAAAATATTGTAAGTCGAATAGAGAAGAGACAACAGTTTATGGCTGTCCTCAAATGCCGACTAACACCTTCATGATTTTGTTGACTAATCGATTTGTGGAtctaatcgattagttgatcTAATTGACAAgctgtaaaaacattactttctccactttaaatcttgtttttacCACAAGATTTGCTTATAGTTTCTTCAATACAAGTCACTGAGCatgaaaaagcttaaaaagtaaaagatctAAAGGATCCTCAGTCCACCACTACTACTAAGAGGGGGCAACCCTAAAAGAAACTTTATGCCTCTTCTGAATTGTGTCTAATAGAAAGatgtgaaaagagaaaataatgcCATTATATTTATTACCCCAATAATGGCTCAGTAAATGTGCACTTGCAAAAGGCATAGTATTTTTGATATTGCAGTTACAGTGTGCATGCCTACACAAAAAAAGTAAGACTTATTTGTATAGGTTTGTTTATATTATTGTTC
This sequence is a window from Etheostoma cragini isolate CJK2018 chromosome 21, CSU_Ecrag_1.0, whole genome shotgun sequence. Protein-coding genes within it:
- the cd79b gene encoding uncharacterized protein cd79b isoform X1 — its product is MGWLLAGCCGLALLNISVALNPGVWITQRPRFYGVKPRRNVDIHCVSSKKVPHDRVQWYKADKYDSHKKEIKAGKKFLFHSSNLTQNVLLFIRHLQINDTGVYFCKLNDTWGPGTALQVARPLDVAQALYRSKMKDALIVLQGLVLVVFIASLLLRKQQLQLEKRDIIYEEPETDHIYEGLAIETCGGDLYEDLCVYAQPEDAEAPWE
- the cd79b gene encoding uncharacterized protein cd79b isoform X2, with translation MGWLLAGCCGLALLNISVALNPGVWITQRPRFYGVKPRRNVDIHCVSSKKVPHDRVQWYKADKYDSHKKEIKAGKKFLFHSSNLTQNVLLFIRHLQINDTGVYFCKLNDTWGPGTALQVARPLDVAQALYRSKMKDALIVLQGLVLVVFIASLLLRKQQLLEKRDIIYEEPETDHIYEGLAIETCGGDLYEDLCVYAQPEDAEAPWE
- the ifnphi4 gene encoding interferon phi 4; the protein is MHHKFRQHSTKALALIDTMANNSTNTTGDEVDFPNHLYTQASKASAEDKLSFTVQILEEMVSLFEEEHRSASWEENTVEHFLIAVTQQADGLHSCIQGHSHKKKNKKLHMYFKRLSDHVLERMGHSAEAWELVREEMKTHLIRVEQLVLSLVPNKNLSR